The DNA segment AGCAGGCTGTCGTCGGTGATTTCGCTGCCGCTGCTCTGCCCGAACAGGGCGAGCAGGTCGGGTACGTCCATGCGGGCGCGTTTTTCGCCGCCGACATCGAGGACGACGCGGCCCCGGTGGAGCATGACGGTGCGGCTGCCGTAATCGAGTGCCTGGCGCATGGAATGGGTAACCATCATGGCGGTAAGGCGGTTTTCGGCGATGGTTTTTTCGGTCAGTTCGAGTACGAAGGCGGCGGTTTTGGGATCGAGGGCGGCAGTGTGTTCGTCGAGCAGGAGGATTTTGCTGGGGCGCAGGGCGGCCATGAGGAGGCTGACGGCCTGACGCTGGCCGCCGGAGAGCAGGCCGATGCGGTCGCCGAGGCGGTTTTCGAGGCCGAGTTTGAGGGTGGCGAGTTTTTCGCGGAACAGTTCGCGCCTGCGGCGGTCGAGTGCGAAGCCGAGGCCGCGCCTGCTGCCGCGCGAATAGGCCAGTGCCATGTTTTCTTCGATGCTGAGGGCTTCGCAGGTGCCGGCGAGCGGGTCTTGGAAAACGCGGGCGACAAGGCCGGCGCGTTTGTGCGCAGGCAGGCGGGTTACGTCGCGGCCGCCGATGCGGATGCGGCCGCCGCCGACCATGATGTCGCCGCTGACGGCGTTGAGCAGGGTGGATTTGCCTGCGCCGTTGCTGCCGATGACGGTGATAAATTCGCCTTCGGCGATGTTGAGGCTGAGGCCGCGCAGGACGCTGTTGGCGGCGGGGGTGCCGGCGTTGAAGGTTACGGTGAGGTTTTCTGCCTGCATCATGGCGCGGCTTTCCTTTTCAGACGGCCTTTGACGGCGGGAATTTGCAGGGCGGCGGCAACGAGGAGGGCGGTGATGAGGTTAAGGTCGGTGGGGCGTACGCCGAGGCTTTGCAGCGCGTCGTTGCCCAGGGCGAAGGCGATGAGCAGGCGGTAAACCACCGCGCCGGCAATGGCGGCCAGGGTCAGGAAGACGATGCGGGAGGAGGGAAGCAGGTTTTGGCCGATGATGACGGCGGCCAGGCCGATAACGATGGTGCCGATGCCGCTGGTGATGTCTGCGCTGCCGCTGGTTTGGGCGAAGAGTGCGCCGCCGAGGGCAACGAGCGCGTTGGACAGAGCCATGCCGAGGACGATCATGCCGCCGGTGTTCACGCCCTGCGCACGCGCCATACGGGCGTTTACGCCGGTGGCGCGGACGGCCAGGCCGGTGCGGGTGTTGAAAAACCAGTCGAGCAGCAGCTTGGCGGCAAGGACGAAGCCTGCGGCAATGAGGGGCTGCACCCAGTATTGGTTGGAAAAGTCGGCGGCAACGAAGGGGGAAAAGACGCTCGGGGTGTCGATAAGGGGGAGGTTGGGCGAGCCGCCGGCGATGCGCAGGTTGATTGAGTAGAGGGCAACCATGGCGAGGATGCCGGCGAGCAGGGGCAGGATTTTGAGGCCGACGTGTAAAAAGGCGGTGGCCGCGCCCGCCGCCGCACCCGCCGCAAGGGCATACAGGCAGGCGGCCCAAGGGTTTGCGCCCGCGCCGACGGACACGGCGAACACAATCGCACCCAGCGGAAAGCTGCTGTCGGCGGTGAGGTCGGGGAAGTCGAGGATGCTGAACGAAATCAGTACGCCGAGGGCGACGAGGGCGTAGATCAGGCCGGTTTCGATGCCGCCGAAGAAGGCGATGAGGCTCATGTGTCGTGGTTCTTTCGTGTGCCCGCAATGTTTTCAGACGGCCTCTGCTGTCGGGCGGCAGAGGCCGTCTGAAAAGCGGGTTGTAATGGCTTACTCTTTGATTTCTTTCGCCTGATCCCGCAAGTCCTGCGTCAGGGTGATGCCTAAGGCCGCTGCGTGTTTGCTGCTGAGGTAGAGGTCGAGGCGGTCGAGTTTTTCAGACGGCATATCGCCGGGTTTGCCGCCTTTGAGGATGGCGGCGGTGATTTTGCCCGATTTCTGCCCTGTGGCGAAAGAGTCCATGCCCATGGCCGCCACCGCGCCGCGCGTTACCGAGTCGGCATCGGAGGCCACCAGCGGGATTTTGCTTTCGACGGAGGCTTTGTACATGGATTCGTAGGCGGAAACGACGTTGTTGTCGAGCGAGGTGAAAATCACATCGGCCTTGCCGTTGAGGCTGCGGGCGGCGGTCAGCACGTCGGCGGAGCGGGCGGCGGGAGCTTCGGCAACCTGCAAGCCCTGTGCGGCGGCTTTTTCTTTCAGGCGGTTGAGTACGGTAACGGAATTGATTTCGCCGGGGCTGTATACATAGCCGATGGTTTTCAGGCCGGGTACGAGTTTTTTCATCAGATCGATTTGCGGGCCGACGGGCAGCTCGTCGGATACGCCGACGATGTTGGTGCCCGACGGGGCAAGGCCGGCGACGAGTTTCGCGCCGACGGGGTCGGTAACGGCGGTGTACACGACGGGGACGGTTTTGGTGGCGGCTGCGGCGGCCTGTGCGCTGGGGGTGGTGATGGCGACGATGGCATCGGGCTTGTCGCCGGCGAATTTTTTGGCAATCTGCGCGGCGTTGGCGGTGCTGCCCTGTGCGCTTTGGAAGTCGATAACGAGGTTTTTGCCTTCTTCAAAACCTTCGGCTTTGAGGCCGTCGATTACGCCGGCGCGGATGGTGTCGAGGGCGGGATGGTCGGCGATGGCGGTGATGGCGACTTTTTTTACTTCTGCCGCCGCTGGGGCGGATGCGCCGCTCTCTGCGGCGGCGGTTTGCTGTTCTGCGGGGGAGCAGGCGGCCAGTACGGCGGCGGCGAAAAAGGAGAATACGGCGGCGGTTTTTGCGGTCATGGCGGCTGATTCCGTCGGATGAAAAGGCGCGATTATAGCGTTTTTCCGTCGGGATTGGTTGCAAAGAGGCCGTCTGAAAGCGCGGCTCCGGCAGGGCGGAAACGGGTTTTCAGACGGCCTCTTTGCGGCTTGCCGTGTCAAACGGCTGCGCTGTTTTCCTGTGTTTCTGCGGCGGCTTCGAGTTTGGCCAGTCGCGCTTCCAGGTCGGCCAGCTTGGTGCGGGTTTTGACCAACACCTGCTGCTGGATGTCGAATTCTTCGCGGGTAACCAGATCCATTTTACCGAACGCGCTGCCGAGCATGGCTTTGACGTTTTTTTCCACGTCTTTGGCGGGGCTGTTGGCGATGGTTTCGCTGATTCTGGATGAGACTTCTTCTAAGATTTTGGAACCGAACATGGCTGTTTCCTTTGGTTTGGTTGCGGAGGTTGGGGGAGGTGCGGATTGTATAGCGAAACCGGCCGGCGGCAAAATCACGCCGTATGCGGCCGGAGTTTCGCGCGGCGGCTCGGAAACGGCCGCTCAGGCCGTCTGAACAGCGCGTTGCGGCGGCTTGTGCGGCGGAAATTTTGTTTTTATTTTGATAATGCTTACCATATTACGCAAACTTGTTACAATCGCGCCTTTCCAACCCTTCCGCAAGGAGACCGATGATGAAGAAAACCCTGTTTGCCTCCGTATTGGCCGCCGCAGCCGCCGTTTCGTCTGCCGCGCAGTACGAAATTGATCCGTTTCACTCCAACGCCCGTTTTGAAATCGACCATTTCGGCACCAGCAGCAATGTCGGCGGTATTTACCGTGTAAGCGGTATGGTGCATTTCGACGCGGCGGCAAAAAACGGCTCGGTGGAGGCGGTGCTGCCGCTGGCCAATCTGCAATCGGGCAGCGACGAATTTACCCGCCATTTGAAATCGGACGGCCTTTTCAATGCGGAAAAATA comes from the Kingella potus genome and includes:
- a CDS encoding ABC transporter ATP-binding protein, translating into MMQAENLTVTFNAGTPAANSVLRGLSLNIAEGEFITVIGSNGAGKSTLLNAVSGDIMVGGGRIRIGGRDVTRLPAHKRAGLVARVFQDPLAGTCEALSIEENMALAYSRGSRRGLGFALDRRRRELFREKLATLKLGLENRLGDRIGLLSGGQRQAVSLLMAALRPSKILLLDEHTAALDPKTAAFVLELTEKTIAENRLTAMMVTHSMRQALDYGSRTVMLHRGRVVLDVGGEKRARMDVPDLLALFGQSSGSEITDDSLLLD
- a CDS encoding accessory factor UbiK family protein, with the protein product MFGSKILEEVSSRISETIANSPAKDVEKNVKAMLGSAFGKMDLVTREEFDIQQQVLVKTRTKLADLEARLAKLEAAAETQENSAAV
- a CDS encoding YceI family protein gives rise to the protein MKKTLFASVLAAAAAVSSAAQYEIDPFHSNARFEIDHFGTSSNVGGIYRVSGMVHFDAAAKNGSVEAVLPLANLQSGSDEFTRHLKSDGLFNAEKYPEMRFVSDRFIFNGKKVSAVQGKLTLLGQTHPVTLKATKFNCYMNPMSKTEVCGGDFSAVIDRTKWGMDYLVSAGMAKNVKIAIQIEAAKK
- a CDS encoding ABC transporter substrate-binding protein; this translates as MTAKTAAVFSFFAAAVLAACSPAEQQTAAAESGASAPAAAEVKKVAITAIADHPALDTIRAGVIDGLKAEGFEEGKNLVIDFQSAQGSTANAAQIAKKFAGDKPDAIVAITTPSAQAAAAATKTVPVVYTAVTDPVGAKLVAGLAPSGTNIVGVSDELPVGPQIDLMKKLVPGLKTIGYVYSPGEINSVTVLNRLKEKAAAQGLQVAEAPAARSADVLTAARSLNGKADVIFTSLDNNVVSAYESMYKASVESKIPLVASDADSVTRGAVAAMGMDSFATGQKSGKITAAILKGGKPGDMPSEKLDRLDLYLSSKHAAALGITLTQDLRDQAKEIKE
- a CDS encoding ABC transporter permease; the encoded protein is MSLIAFFGGIETGLIYALVALGVLISFSILDFPDLTADSSFPLGAIVFAVSVGAGANPWAACLYALAAGAAAGAATAFLHVGLKILPLLAGILAMVALYSINLRIAGGSPNLPLIDTPSVFSPFVAADFSNQYWVQPLIAAGFVLAAKLLLDWFFNTRTGLAVRATGVNARMARAQGVNTGGMIVLGMALSNALVALGGALFAQTSGSADITSGIGTIVIGLAAVIIGQNLLPSSRIVFLTLAAIAGAVVYRLLIAFALGNDALQSLGVRPTDLNLITALLVAAALQIPAVKGRLKRKAAP